AACCATTACCGTAAGCAGGCAGAGCAATAAAACCAGCGCAAAGGAACCGATGAGCCACAGCCATTGCATAAAACTCATGGCATGGCCCCGGACTCCGGCCATGAAGAAGGTATAGACGGGACCGGCCTCCAGGACAATGACAAGACCGATAAAACCGGCGCTGAAAAGCATAAAAAGCAGCCCCCCGAAACTTGTTACGGCCTGAGCGGGGTTTTCCGACCTGAAATCAGGATACATAGCGCCCAATCCCACCCCCAGGGCGACAATCCCCGGCACCATAAGCATGATGGTCGCCGTGGAGAGCCACATCATGAATACCGTCACATGCAGCAGGATATTGGTGGCCACGATGAGAATCTCGGCCAGCACCAGAAGAGGGACATAATATACAAAAAATTTTATCCAGAGGAAGGAGCGGATGGAAATCGGCGCGGCTCTCACAATCCAGAAGGATTCACCTTCAAGGCTTACGGCCGGAAAAACAAACCGCGCCGCCACTGCCGTCAGGACAAAGGCCGCCAGGCCCATATTCAAAAAGGCAATAACGTTCTGCAGGTAAATGGTCTTGAGTGGAGATTTATCGAGAGGCAGGACGGAAAAATTGTACACATAGATCACAATCAGCGCCGCCAGCAGTAGAAGCTGCGGCCACTGGGTCTGATCCCGAAAAAAGGTCTTTATCTCCTTGATGATGAAGGCCCGGGGCGCTTGGGGCAGCATTTTGACGAGGGTGGACAAGACTCCCGCTTTACGTCCCGAATGGACTTTAATGAGCTTCTCCGGGGCTGTCTGGGCCTTGGAAAAGCCGGTAAAGTAACATCTTTGGGCCGTCCAGTAGGCGATGAAAATCAAGGTTATGGCAAAACTCCACGCCAGAGAAAGGTGAAAAATACCGGCCTTCATATTTCCCACCAGAGCGGCGTGCAGACCGTCGTAAACCCAGGTGGTGGGCAGAAATGGCGAGGCGGGCGTGGAAAGGGAGCGGAAATACAGCAAGACGGAGGCAAAGGCCTCCGGGTCCACAAACTGCTCGGGCCTCATCAAACGAAAGGCCACAATGAGAATCAGGAATAAAATCAAGCCGAGAAAAATCAAAAGTGATCTTATCCTGCCAGCCGGCAAAAGCAGTCCGGCAATCATAACGCACCAGGAACTCAGGGCGGAGGCAATCAGGCAGAGTGGTAGCAGCGCCAAAATAACGGTGGCATAAAATGAAATACCCCCCTCATAAACGATTCCGTACGACAGGAACACCGGCAGACTGTAAACGATGACCATCCAGGAACTGTCAATAGTGCTTTCCACAAAGCGGGCCAGAAATATCTTGGCCGACGGCAAAGGCAGGGAATGCACGAGGATCAGGTCGCGACTTATGTATAATTTGGCCAAAGAGGTGATAATACCGCTGAAGATCAGGAGGGCAAAGAAGGTCATCAGGATCATGGCCAGGAGTTTATAGGCCAGAATATCGCCGAACTCTTCCACGCCTTGAAAATATTTGAGGATACGGTAAAAAACGAGAAAGGCGCCGGCCCAGAAAGCCAGACCAATGGTACCCATCAGCAACCATTGCGCATGGCGATTGCGGGATGATTTCCCGGACCGGCCTTTCTGGAAGGCCCAGTAACGTGGCTTGAGCAGGACGATCAATTCTCTCATGCCGGAATTTGTTCCTCCGTAAGCTTCAGAAAGACCGCCTCCAAATCCGCATCCTCAAAGCCGGCCGTCTTCTGGAGATCGTTTGTTGTTCCCATTGCAATTACAGCGCCGCGATTAATAATGCCGATGCGGTCGCAGATGTCTTCGGCAACCCCCAGACTGTGCGTGGACATGAAGATCGTTTTGCCTTCCCGGGCCTTGCTTAGCAGCAGGTCCTTCACCATTCTGATGCCCGTGGGGTCCAGGCCAACCATCGGCTCATCAACGATAATCACGCTGGGGTCATGCAGCAGGGCCGCGGCAATGATCAGGCGTTGCTTCATGCCGTGGGAATAGCTTTCTATCAGCCCATCCGCCCAGTCCCGCAGGGAAAACATCTGTAAAAGTTCCATCGCCTCGGCGCGGATTCTATCGTCTTGCATACCGTACAGATCAGCAGAAAACCTCATGAACTCCCAACCCGTCAATTTTTCGTAGAGAAAGGGCCGGTCGGGGATAAAGCCGATCCTTATCTTTGCTTTTTCCGGCTCCCTGGCCATATCAATCCCGTCAATCAGGACCGTTCCTGCCGTCGGCGCCAGAACCCCTCCCATGATGCGGATAGTCGTTGTTTTGCCGGCGCCGTTGGGACCGATAAAACCGAATATCTCCCCGGCAGCGACAGAGAGGTTGATGCCGTCCACGGCCCAGAAACGGCCATACTGCTTTTTGAGATTTGCCAATGTTATCATCTTGTTACTCCGCTATCGGCATTATTTTTCGAGGTGTGATAGGAAAGGTTCACAATTTTCAGATTCAACCGGCCGACCAGTCCCAGGAGGTCCATCTGTCGCTCGGCCGGGCCACGGACAAATCTGATGTGCGTAACATCGGCGGGCATCTGCCCGAATACGGCATCGGCTGTCACCCAGCCATCCCCCAGATACAAGGCGTTCCAGGCATGGTAGTAAAACCTCCCGCGCAGATAAACGAGTCCCGCCTCCACCTCGGCCGGAATGCCGGCGGCGCGCGCCAAAGCCGCCAGCAGCA
This region of Deltaproteobacteria bacterium genomic DNA includes:
- a CDS encoding ABC transporter ATP-binding protein, which translates into the protein MITLANLKKQYGRFWAVDGINLSVAAGEIFGFIGPNGAGKTTTIRIMGGVLAPTAGTVLIDGIDMAREPEKAKIRIGFIPDRPFLYEKLTGWEFMRFSADLYGMQDDRIRAEAMELLQMFSLRDWADGLIESYSHGMKQRLIIAAALLHDPSVIIVDEPMVGLDPTGIRMVKDLLLSKAREGKTIFMSTHSLGVAEDICDRIGIINRGAVIAMGTTNDLQKTAGFEDADLEAVFLKLTEEQIPA